The Streptococcus suis DNA window GTTCGTTTCTCCATGCGCAGATATACTCCTGCCACTTTCTTATTTATGGTAGCGGGCTGTCAAGCTCCACTGGAGCTTGACACTCATCACATCAAGTCAACAACGTCTGCTTTTGATTTTCGAAGAGTATAAATGATGATAAAAAGGATAAGGTCTCCCTTACCCTGTAATATTACTCAACCAGAGAGATTTAAAAAAACTACTAGTGAATGGTGTGTATTGAATCATGAAATTGGCAAGAAAACTACTATGAAGCTTCTCTTGCACCACTGCAAGTGGAATACTAGACAATAGAACCATCACAATCTGCAGGGAAATAAAGGTTACCATAACCGCTACAATGCCACTGATGAGATTGCTCAACTGAGTATTTGGATTAAAACCTTCTAAAAGATGGATAAAAATTCCTATAAAACGAACCAAGGCATAAACAGCTACATAGAGTAGCAAAAATGATAACCCCGCATAAAAAACCTTATCTAAGTCAAAAAGATACTTCTCATCAAAGAAATAGTTATAACTTCCCTGAGTTGCATTTGCAAACGGAACCCAGAGGTATAAAAATTGTGCCAACTTCATGAAATGTGCAGATGCAACCATTAATGAAACAATAGTTCCTAAACCATAGAAAGTTTGTAACACTATACCTCTGCTATATCCGATATAAAAACTC harbors:
- a CDS encoding CvpA family protein — its product is MITLAIIFILVWSFYIGYSRGIVLQTFYGLGTIVSLMVASAHFMKLAQFLYLWVPFANATQGSYNYFFDEKYLFDLDKVFYAGLSFLLLYVAVYALVRFIGIFIHLLEGFNPNTQLSNLISGIVAVMVTFISLQIVMVLLSSIPLAVVQEKLHSSFLANFMIQYTPFTSSFFKSLWLSNITG